Proteins from one Mucilaginibacter jinjuensis genomic window:
- a CDS encoding PaaI family thioesterase, producing the protein MPKLSVLEYLQHQLAGTLTLDMESTMKYPTAISQTLAISITEVARGTATVEINADTTIHGNQQGTVHGGLICELADAAIGTAHSTLMEEGQSFTTIELKINFYRPVWQSRLRAIARPLQSGKTITHYLCEVKNNEDKVVATVTSTVMTLYEDKAKGR; encoded by the coding sequence ATGCCCAAACTTTCAGTTTTAGAATATCTTCAGCACCAGCTAGCCGGTACGCTTACACTAGATATGGAAAGTACCATGAAATACCCGACAGCTATTTCACAAACCTTAGCCATTAGTATTACCGAAGTAGCGCGCGGAACTGCCACTGTAGAAATTAATGCAGACACAACGATTCATGGCAATCAACAAGGTACGGTACATGGGGGACTAATTTGCGAACTGGCCGATGCAGCCATCGGAACGGCGCATTCTACACTGATGGAAGAAGGACAATCATTTACAACCATCGAACTAAAAATTAACTTCTACAGGCCGGTATGGCAATCCCGGTTAAGAGCCATTGCACGCCCTTTGCAAAGCGGTAAAACCATTACGCACTATTTGTGTGAAGTTAAAAATAACGAGGACAAGGTTGTAGCTACAGTAACCAGCACCGTGATGACATTATACGAGGATAAAGCAAAAGGACGTTAA